Proteins encoded in a region of the Marinobacter arenosus genome:
- the miaA gene encoding tRNA (adenosine(37)-N6)-dimethylallyltransferase MiaA has product MAAQSIRAAERPHAIFLMGPTASGKTDLAIDLCSRLPCDIISVDSAMVYRGMDIGTAKPSADELARAPHRLIDVCDPAETYSAADFRRDALSEMEKIAAAGRIPLLVGGTMMYFKALLHGMSGLPGADPELRRTLEQDASEKGWSALHHELEEKDAVAARLIHPNNRQRLLRALEVVRLTGKPISSFWQSESNSSSQNQGDGVEDYTYFTQWQADEVTSLPYTVTQLAMAPQDRRVLHERIQLRFLKMLDAGFLDEVRALMVRGDLHTDLPSMRCVGYRQAWGYLAGEYDYDTFVSKGVAATRQLAKRQLTWLRKWSNVDWLDSGDEDISKAALKKIGLRTTFNSEK; this is encoded by the coding sequence ATGGCCGCGCAGAGCATCCGGGCAGCAGAACGCCCGCACGCCATCTTCCTGATGGGGCCAACGGCATCCGGCAAGACCGATTTGGCGATCGATCTCTGTTCTCGCCTGCCCTGCGACATCATCAGCGTGGATTCCGCAATGGTTTACCGGGGCATGGACATCGGTACCGCCAAGCCCTCGGCTGACGAATTGGCACGGGCGCCGCACCGGCTGATCGACGTTTGTGACCCCGCTGAAACCTACTCGGCGGCGGACTTTCGGCGGGATGCACTGTCGGAAATGGAGAAGATTGCCGCCGCGGGCCGGATTCCCTTGCTGGTGGGTGGCACCATGATGTACTTCAAGGCCCTGCTGCACGGGATGTCCGGATTGCCGGGCGCAGACCCGGAGTTGCGGCGGACTCTGGAGCAGGATGCAAGCGAGAAAGGCTGGTCCGCGCTGCATCACGAGCTTGAGGAGAAGGACGCCGTTGCTGCCCGCCTGATTCATCCGAACAACCGCCAGCGTTTGTTGCGGGCGCTTGAGGTTGTTCGTCTGACCGGCAAGCCGATCTCGTCATTCTGGCAATCCGAGAGTAACAGTTCGTCCCAAAATCAAGGGGATGGTGTTGAGGATTACACCTATTTTACCCAATGGCAGGCAGACGAAGTCACTTCGCTTCCGTATACTGTGACTCAGCTCGCCATGGCGCCTCAGGATCGGCGAGTGCTTCATGAGAGAATCCAACTGCGCTTCCTGAAAATGCTGGACGCGGGCTTTCTTGATGAAGTGCGGGCGCTGATGGTCAGAGGCGATTTGCACACGGATCTCCCTTCCATGCGTTGTGTCGGTTATCGTCAGGCCTGGGGTTACCTGGCCGGTGAATATGACTATGACACATTTGTAAGCAAGGGCGTTGCCGCCACACGGCAGTTGGCAAAGCGGCAGTTAACCTGGTTGCGCAAGTGGTCCAATGTAGACTGGCTGGATAGCGGAGATGAAGATATCTCTAAGGCAGCCTTGAAAAAAATTGGACTTCGCACCACATTTAATTCTGAAAAATGA
- the mutL gene encoding DNA mismatch repair endonuclease MutL, with the protein MPHIHLLSPRLANQIAAGEVVERPASVVKELVENALDAGAGRVDVEVEQGGAKLIRVRDDGSGIDEQDLPLALSRHATSKIASLDDLESVASLGFRGEALASISSVSRLTLTSRTAAQEAASRVEVEGRDMDARISPAAHPVGTTVEVRDLFFNTPARRKFLRTEKTEFNHVEECVRRQALSRFDAGFTLRHNQRVVQSLRPAESALDKERRIGALCGQQFIDNTVVIDAEATGLRLWGWVALPTFSRSQADLQYFFVNGRVIRDRLVAHAVRQAYRDVLYNNRHPAFVLYLEVDPATVDVNVHPTKHEVRFRDGRLVHDFIFRTLHKALADVRPDDHLRGAVAQSFGRENASGPQPVMPGPGMPDNGWSAQPASVGAGQPAVQGNAFGGQYSGQPQSQQEWRASDQMAFYNSLNAGGGVDHGASPATAGVAVATPTPPTDSEEEPPLGYAIAQLHGIYILAQGRAGLIVVDMHAAHERITYERMKRALAEQDLKSQPLLVPLSVAVSQKEAALAESHGEELQQLGLQVERIGPETLAVRQVPALLRGADTEQLIRDVLADLIEHGQSDRIEAVTHELLGTMACHGSVRANRQLTIPEMNSLLRDMEATERSGQCNHGRPTWTLVTLSELDKLFLRGR; encoded by the coding sequence ATGCCCCACATTCATTTGCTCTCGCCACGGCTTGCGAACCAGATCGCTGCTGGCGAGGTGGTGGAGCGTCCTGCGTCTGTCGTTAAGGAACTGGTTGAAAATGCCCTGGACGCCGGTGCAGGCCGGGTCGATGTGGAGGTCGAGCAGGGCGGCGCAAAACTCATTCGGGTCAGGGATGACGGCAGCGGTATTGACGAGCAGGATCTGCCCCTGGCGCTCAGCCGCCACGCCACCAGCAAGATCGCCAGCCTGGATGATCTGGAATCGGTGGCGTCGCTCGGTTTCCGTGGCGAAGCCCTGGCCAGTATCAGTTCTGTTTCCCGATTGACGCTTACGTCCCGGACAGCGGCCCAGGAAGCGGCTTCCCGGGTTGAGGTGGAGGGGCGCGACATGGACGCCCGCATTTCGCCCGCAGCGCATCCGGTTGGCACCACCGTGGAAGTTCGCGATCTGTTCTTCAATACCCCCGCTCGCCGCAAGTTCCTGCGTACCGAAAAGACCGAGTTCAATCACGTGGAGGAGTGTGTCCGGCGCCAGGCCCTGAGCCGCTTTGACGCTGGCTTCACGCTGCGCCACAACCAGCGGGTGGTGCAGAGTTTGCGCCCCGCCGAGTCTGCCCTGGACAAGGAACGCCGGATCGGAGCCCTTTGTGGCCAGCAGTTCATCGACAATACGGTGGTGATTGATGCCGAGGCTACTGGCCTGCGGTTATGGGGGTGGGTGGCGTTGCCGACGTTTTCCCGGAGCCAGGCTGACCTGCAGTATTTCTTCGTGAACGGTCGGGTCATCCGCGACCGCCTGGTCGCTCACGCCGTGCGTCAGGCCTACCGGGACGTGCTCTACAACAACCGGCATCCGGCCTTTGTCCTGTACCTGGAGGTCGATCCGGCCACCGTCGATGTGAACGTGCATCCCACCAAGCATGAGGTGCGGTTTCGCGACGGCCGGCTGGTTCACGATTTCATCTTCCGGACTCTGCACAAGGCGCTCGCCGACGTTCGCCCGGACGACCACCTGCGAGGCGCGGTTGCCCAGTCTTTCGGCCGTGAGAACGCGTCTGGGCCCCAGCCCGTCATGCCCGGTCCCGGAATGCCTGATAATGGCTGGTCCGCGCAGCCGGCCAGCGTGGGGGCGGGTCAGCCCGCGGTTCAGGGTAACGCCTTCGGAGGGCAGTACTCGGGCCAGCCGCAATCCCAGCAGGAGTGGCGTGCCAGTGACCAGATGGCGTTCTATAACTCCCTGAACGCCGGTGGTGGGGTTGATCATGGCGCTTCGCCGGCAACCGCCGGTGTGGCTGTGGCAACGCCCACGCCACCGACGGACAGTGAAGAGGAACCGCCACTGGGGTATGCCATTGCCCAGCTTCACGGCATTTATATCCTCGCCCAGGGGCGGGCCGGGCTGATCGTCGTTGACATGCATGCGGCCCACGAGCGGATCACCTACGAGCGTATGAAGCGGGCATTGGCCGAGCAGGACCTCAAGAGTCAGCCGTTGCTGGTGCCGCTGTCGGTGGCGGTGAGCCAGAAGGAAGCAGCGCTGGCGGAGTCCCATGGTGAGGAATTACAGCAGCTCGGGTTGCAGGTCGAGCGGATCGGGCCCGAGACCCTGGCGGTGCGGCAGGTGCCGGCACTGTTGCGTGGGGCGGATACGGAACAACTGATCCGGGATGTCCTCGCTGACCTGATCGAACACGGCCAGAGTGACCGGATCGAGGCAGTCACCCATGAACTTCTGGGAACCATGGCCTGCCACGGGTCCGTACGGGCCAATCGGCAGCTGACCATTCCGGAAATGAACTCTCTCTTGCGGGACATGGAGGCCACGGAACGCAGTGGCCAATGCAATCATGGCCGTCCGACCTGGACGCTGGTCACGCTGTCGGAGCTGGATAAGCTGTTCCTGAGAGGGCGCTGA
- a CDS encoding N-acetylmuramoyl-L-alanine amidase — MVGLAAILVLSVSFAAQAGTRVEGVRVWPAPDHTRLVLDTAGKVAHNVFSLQSPARLVIDLKNTDLKADFDKLDLSGSPIRRIRSAPRNGTDLRVVLDLKSDIKPRSFQLEPNEQYGHRLVVDLIDEGGRRLEKAAKPTVTQNADGKRDVIVVIDAGHGGEDPGAIGPRGTREKDVVLKMAKTLASLINEQPGYTAKLTRTGDYYIGLRNRTLLARKYNADLFVSMHADAFRTPQPKGASVFALSQRGATSETARWLAQSENRSDLTGGVSLDGRDDMLAGVLLDLSMTASINASLGVGSSVLGKLGSVAKLHKSGVEQAAFVVLKSPDIPSILVEAGFISNPQEEKNLSTEWYRNRLANAIMKGIDDYFQKTPPPGTLLAWQKQQERGGNSVSHYRIQRGDTLSGVARRNQTTVSELMQFNGLRDDRVMVGQTIRIPAS; from the coding sequence ATGGTGGGCCTGGCGGCGATTCTGGTGCTGTCGGTTTCGTTTGCTGCCCAGGCGGGCACTCGCGTGGAGGGTGTTCGGGTATGGCCGGCTCCGGATCACACCCGACTGGTGCTCGATACAGCCGGCAAGGTCGCCCACAACGTATTCTCACTGCAGAGTCCGGCCCGACTGGTTATTGATCTCAAGAACACCGACCTGAAGGCGGATTTTGACAAGCTGGACCTGTCCGGCAGCCCGATTCGCCGAATCCGGAGTGCGCCCCGCAACGGCACGGACCTGCGCGTGGTCCTCGATCTGAAAAGCGATATCAAGCCTCGCAGTTTCCAGCTTGAGCCGAATGAGCAGTACGGTCATCGCCTGGTGGTTGATCTGATTGATGAAGGCGGGCGCAGGCTGGAAAAAGCAGCCAAGCCCACGGTCACTCAGAACGCCGACGGTAAGCGGGATGTGATTGTGGTGATTGATGCCGGCCATGGGGGTGAGGATCCTGGTGCAATCGGGCCGCGGGGCACCCGAGAAAAGGACGTCGTGCTCAAGATGGCGAAGACGCTCGCGAGCCTGATCAACGAGCAACCCGGTTACACGGCAAAACTGACCCGTACGGGGGACTATTACATCGGTCTGAGAAATCGGACTTTGCTGGCGCGCAAGTACAACGCGGACCTCTTTGTGTCGATGCACGCCGATGCCTTCCGGACCCCGCAGCCGAAAGGCGCGTCCGTTTTTGCCCTGTCGCAACGGGGTGCCACCAGTGAAACCGCGCGTTGGCTTGCCCAGAGTGAAAACCGGTCGGATCTGACCGGCGGTGTGTCGCTGGATGGCCGCGACGACATGCTGGCCGGCGTGCTGCTCGATCTGTCCATGACCGCGAGCATCAACGCCAGCCTGGGCGTGGGCAGCTCGGTACTGGGCAAGCTGGGCAGTGTCGCCAAGCTGCACAAGTCCGGCGTCGAGCAGGCTGCGTTTGTGGTCCTGAAATCGCCGGATATTCCGTCCATCCTGGTCGAAGCCGGATTTATCTCCAACCCGCAGGAAGAGAAGAACCTGTCGACAGAGTGGTATCGGAACCGTCTGGCCAACGCCATCATGAAAGGCATCGACGACTACTTCCAGAAAACGCCGCCGCCGGGCACGCTGCTGGCGTGGCAGAAACAGCAGGAGCGGGGCGGTAACAGCGTCAGTCATTACCGGATACAGCGCGGGGATACCCTTTCCGGGGTCGCCAGAAGGAATCAGACCACCGTCAGTGAACTGATGCAGTTTAACGGCCTGAGGGACGACCGTGTTATGGTAGGGCAAACCATTCGTATTCCCGCATCCTGA
- the tsaE gene encoding tRNA (adenosine(37)-N6)-threonylcarbamoyltransferase complex ATPase subunit type 1 TsaE — MSIFGNERRLFLENESETEHLGREIARVVIESGRGLTVFLDGDLGMGKTTLSRGVMRGLGHEGAVKSPTYTLVEPYEHLKPTAYHFDLYRVGDPEELEYMGIRDYFTGQSLCLIEWPERGKGLLPEADLEIHLEREGEGRSVVLRAGSEQGAALLNQLETVGPGH, encoded by the coding sequence ATGAGTATTTTCGGAAACGAGCGGCGCCTGTTCCTGGAGAATGAGTCGGAAACCGAACACCTCGGGCGCGAGATCGCCCGGGTGGTCATCGAGTCGGGCAGGGGCCTTACCGTCTTCCTGGATGGCGACCTTGGCATGGGCAAGACCACGCTCAGCCGTGGGGTCATGCGAGGGCTGGGTCATGAGGGCGCGGTCAAAAGCCCGACCTACACACTGGTCGAGCCGTATGAGCACCTGAAGCCCACGGCGTACCACTTTGATCTTTACCGCGTGGGAGACCCGGAAGAGTTGGAATACATGGGAATACGGGATTATTTTACGGGCCAGAGCCTCTGCCTGATCGAATGGCCCGAGCGGGGCAAAGGCTTGTTGCCCGAGGCGGATCTTGAAATACACCTTGAGCGCGAGGGCGAAGGCCGTTCGGTGGTGCTCAGGGCGGGTTCAGAACAGGGGGCGGCCCTGCTGAACCAACTGGAAACAGTCGGCCCCGGCCATTGA
- a CDS encoding NAD(P)H-hydrate dehydratase: protein MPPSDVSSLPDPLFSADAVREIDRYVIDQQGVDGFDLMQRAAYSAFRRLVRSWPDTGPVLVLCGAGNNGGDGYLVAANAARHGIEVRCVAVAPTTKLSGDARKAWQKACSDGVPVLEMSDLDEAELDDLFSHAGVLVDAMLGTGVSGAPRDPFAGLIARCNNVAAPVLAIDLPSGLNATTGAAEGDVVHADLTVTFIGLKAGLFTGQGAAVCGTVVFEGLDAEDGVALSGQQPLAHRLDWPATRPWLSRRSANAHKGNFGHVLVVAGDRGFGGAGLMAAEAAARSGAGLVSLATRPEHVTAALARCPSIMVHGLIHGSELPPLLESATVVVCGPGMGQGAWGQQMLEQVVDSGKPRVLDADALNLLSSRVPVLADNHILTPHPGEAARLLDCLVPEVEADRVAAAKRLQKIYGGTILLKGAGTVIASEGETVDIVSGSNPGMATGGMGDVLSGMIGALYGQLGNARRAAGLAASVHLAAANLASESKGFIGLIPSDVIDALPSVFRESEAGDGRTWEDS from the coding sequence ATGCCGCCGTCCGATGTGAGCAGTCTACCAGACCCATTGTTTTCCGCCGATGCCGTGCGGGAGATCGATCGCTATGTGATTGATCAGCAGGGGGTAGACGGGTTTGACCTGATGCAGCGGGCTGCCTATTCGGCGTTTCGGCGGCTGGTTCGGAGCTGGCCGGATACGGGGCCTGTGCTGGTATTGTGCGGTGCCGGGAATAATGGCGGTGATGGCTACCTGGTGGCGGCCAACGCGGCCCGTCACGGAATCGAGGTGCGATGCGTGGCGGTAGCCCCGACCACGAAGTTATCCGGTGACGCCCGCAAGGCCTGGCAGAAGGCCTGCAGCGACGGGGTGCCGGTTCTGGAGATGAGCGATCTGGATGAGGCGGAGCTGGATGACCTGTTCAGCCATGCCGGAGTGCTGGTGGATGCGATGCTCGGCACCGGCGTATCGGGAGCGCCGCGAGACCCCTTCGCCGGCCTGATCGCCCGCTGCAACAACGTTGCGGCTCCGGTCCTGGCGATAGACCTACCCTCTGGGCTCAACGCCACCACGGGCGCGGCGGAGGGAGACGTGGTTCATGCGGACCTGACCGTGACGTTTATTGGTCTGAAGGCGGGCTTGTTTACCGGTCAGGGGGCGGCCGTCTGCGGGACTGTGGTGTTTGAGGGGCTCGACGCCGAGGATGGCGTGGCCTTGAGTGGTCAACAGCCCCTGGCGCACCGGCTTGATTGGCCGGCCACCCGGCCGTGGTTGTCGCGACGGTCGGCGAATGCCCACAAGGGGAATTTTGGTCACGTGCTCGTGGTGGCGGGTGATCGTGGATTTGGCGGGGCCGGTTTGATGGCGGCTGAAGCCGCTGCACGGTCGGGCGCGGGGCTGGTTTCCCTGGCCACTCGTCCGGAACATGTGACAGCGGCCCTGGCACGATGCCCATCGATCATGGTCCATGGCCTGATTCATGGCTCTGAGTTACCTCCGCTGCTGGAGTCGGCAACGGTCGTTGTCTGCGGTCCCGGCATGGGGCAGGGAGCCTGGGGACAACAAATGCTGGAGCAGGTGGTCGACAGTGGCAAGCCACGGGTGCTCGATGCCGATGCCCTCAACCTGCTGTCATCACGTGTGCCGGTGCTGGCGGACAATCATATATTGACGCCGCACCCGGGCGAGGCGGCCCGACTGCTGGACTGTCTGGTGCCGGAAGTGGAGGCGGACCGGGTTGCTGCGGCCAAAAGGCTGCAAAAGATTTACGGGGGTACGATTCTTCTTAAGGGCGCCGGGACGGTGATTGCTTCCGAGGGCGAAACCGTCGATATTGTCAGCGGCAGCAACCCCGGCATGGCAACCGGAGGCATGGGTGACGTTTTGTCCGGCATGATTGGCGCTTTGTACGGTCAGCTTGGTAATGCTAGGCGAGCGGCAGGGCTGGCTGCGAGCGTTCACCTGGCGGCCGCCAACCTGGCTTCGGAGAGCAAAGGGTTTATAGGGCTCATACCCAGCGATGTAATCGATGCATTACCGTCCGTGTTCCGCGAGTCGGAAGCCGGCGATGGACGGACTTGGGAGGACTCATGA
- the queG gene encoding tRNA epoxyqueuosine(34) reductase QueG, whose product MSAASAPSNTEKDFADLVDRIRERACELGFSDLGITLPETGPHAEHLQHWLEKGYQGEMDYMGYHGDKRYTPTSLVPGTARVISVRMDYLPAPDNPKEALTNRENAYVTRYALGRDYHKLIRKRLATLANWIDEAVSGYDYRAFVDSAPVLERALAQRAGLGWIGKNNMLIHPRAGSFFFLGEIFTSAPLPVDDPFETDHCGSCSACLDLCPTDAFVGPHELDARRCISYLTIELKGSIPEELRPLMGNRVFGCDDCQLVCPWQKFSKPTGEDDFQPRHGLDNSSLAELFLWTEEQFLKRTEGSAIRRTGYEGWLRNLAVGLGNAPSTIPVIEALKQRADHPNGMVREHVQWALTQHGL is encoded by the coding sequence ATGAGCGCAGCATCTGCCCCCTCAAATACCGAAAAGGATTTCGCAGACCTGGTTGATCGCATTCGCGAGCGGGCCTGCGAACTCGGCTTTTCAGATCTCGGCATAACCCTCCCTGAAACGGGCCCTCATGCCGAGCATCTGCAGCACTGGCTGGAAAAAGGCTATCAGGGCGAAATGGATTACATGGGCTATCACGGCGACAAGCGCTACACGCCCACATCGCTGGTGCCCGGCACGGCCCGGGTCATCTCCGTGCGAATGGATTACCTGCCGGCTCCGGACAACCCGAAAGAAGCGCTTACTAACCGGGAAAACGCGTACGTGACCCGATACGCGCTGGGACGGGATTACCACAAGCTGATCCGCAAACGCCTCGCCACGCTGGCGAACTGGATTGACGAAGCTGTCAGCGGTTATGACTATCGAGCGTTCGTGGACAGCGCGCCGGTGCTGGAGCGTGCGCTCGCCCAACGCGCCGGGCTGGGATGGATCGGCAAGAACAACATGCTGATCCACCCCAGAGCCGGCTCGTTTTTCTTTCTGGGCGAGATTTTTACCAGTGCTCCGCTGCCCGTTGATGACCCCTTTGAAACGGACCACTGCGGCAGCTGCTCCGCCTGCCTCGACCTGTGCCCGACGGATGCATTCGTCGGACCGCACGAACTCGACGCTCGACGTTGCATCAGCTACCTCACCATTGAACTCAAGGGCAGCATTCCCGAGGAACTGAGACCGTTGATGGGCAACCGGGTGTTTGGCTGCGACGACTGCCAACTGGTCTGTCCCTGGCAGAAATTCAGCAAGCCCACCGGCGAAGACGATTTTCAGCCGCGCCACGGTCTGGACAACAGCTCCCTTGCAGAGCTCTTTCTGTGGACGGAGGAGCAGTTCCTGAAGCGGACCGAGGGGTCGGCCATTCGCCGTACAGGTTATGAAGGGTGGCTGCGGAACCTGGCCGTAGGCCTGGGCAATGCGCCCTCAACCATTCCCGTCATCGAAGCCCTGAAACAGCGGGCGGACCACCCCAACGGTATGGTCCGCGAGCACGTGCAATGGGCCCTGACGCAACACGGGCTGTAG
- the orn gene encoding oligoribonuclease, whose product MAEGDRLVWIDLEMTGLDPEKERIIEMATIITDSELNVVAEGPVIAVHQPDSLLDSMDEWCTNTHGASGLTRRVKESTIDEAEAERQTLAFLQQHLESGKSPLCGNSIGQDRRFLVKYMPKLEGFFHYRNLDVSTIKELARRWRPDVLAGVKKQGSHLALDDIRDSINELRHYRDTFFKL is encoded by the coding sequence ATGGCAGAAGGTGACCGTTTAGTTTGGATAGACCTGGAGATGACCGGCCTCGACCCGGAGAAGGAACGGATCATTGAGATGGCCACCATCATCACCGATTCGGAGCTCAATGTCGTGGCTGAAGGGCCGGTCATTGCCGTGCATCAGCCTGATAGCCTGTTGGACTCGATGGATGAGTGGTGCACGAACACCCATGGTGCCAGTGGCCTGACTCGCCGGGTGAAGGAAAGTACCATCGATGAGGCCGAGGCGGAAAGGCAGACCCTCGCGTTCCTCCAACAGCACCTGGAGTCCGGCAAGTCGCCGCTGTGTGGCAACAGCATCGGTCAGGACCGTCGATTCCTCGTCAAGTACATGCCAAAACTGGAGGGTTTCTTTCATTACCGCAACCTGGACGTTTCCACCATCAAGGAGCTGGCGCGGCGCTGGCGCCCGGACGTGCTGGCAGGCGTGAAGAAGCAGGGCAGTCACCTGGCCCTCGATGATATCCGGGACTCCATCAACGAGCTGCGGCACTACCGCGATACCTTCTTCAAGCTGTAG
- the rsgA gene encoding small ribosomal subunit biogenesis GTPase RsgA: protein MAKRRLNKQQQFRIKKIQEERAARAARKEKAVMEQAEAGELGPEQEGLVIAHYGQQLDVEALEGERSGEVVRCFVRANIDSLVTGDKVVWRPGKNETGVIVARCDRQNLLQRPDNFGALKPVAANIDHIILVIASEPEPHDNLIDRYLVASEITDIPAVILLNKTDLITDRNRDQINALLDRYESLGYEVVRTSAAESGDRPSPEVEALVKNQTSVFVGQSGVGKSSIIQTLIPDEAIRVGAVSESTGKGVHTTTTAKLFHLPIGGDLIDSPGIREFGLWHMTPQEIEYGFREIREEIGHCKFRNCRHMGDPGCAIDAAADKGRISPERLKSFHRILQDMSEQQARGLKLD, encoded by the coding sequence ATGGCAAAACGGCGACTGAACAAACAGCAGCAATTCCGAATCAAGAAAATCCAGGAAGAACGAGCCGCCCGCGCCGCCCGGAAGGAAAAAGCCGTTATGGAACAGGCCGAAGCCGGGGAACTGGGCCCGGAACAGGAAGGCCTGGTCATTGCTCACTATGGCCAGCAACTGGATGTGGAGGCCCTGGAAGGAGAACGCTCGGGTGAGGTAGTGCGCTGTTTCGTCCGGGCCAACATCGACAGCCTGGTCACCGGCGACAAGGTAGTGTGGCGTCCCGGCAAGAACGAAACCGGCGTCATCGTCGCCCGCTGTGACCGCCAGAACCTGCTGCAACGCCCGGATAATTTCGGCGCCCTGAAACCGGTGGCGGCCAACATTGATCACATCATTCTGGTCATTGCGTCGGAGCCGGAACCCCACGACAACCTGATCGACCGGTACCTGGTGGCGTCGGAAATCACCGATATTCCGGCCGTCATCCTGTTGAACAAAACCGACCTGATCACTGACCGGAACCGGGACCAGATCAACGCCCTGCTGGATCGTTACGAATCGCTGGGCTACGAGGTTGTCCGCACCTCCGCTGCGGAATCCGGCGATCGGCCTTCGCCGGAAGTTGAGGCCCTGGTTAAGAACCAGACCAGCGTCTTCGTCGGCCAGTCAGGTGTCGGAAAATCGTCAATCATCCAGACGTTGATTCCGGATGAGGCCATCCGGGTTGGCGCCGTTTCAGAAAGCACGGGCAAAGGCGTACACACCACCACAACCGCCAAACTCTTCCACCTACCCATTGGCGGTGACTTGATCGACTCTCCGGGCATTCGGGAATTCGGCCTCTGGCACATGACGCCACAGGAGATTGAATACGGCTTTCGGGAGATACGGGAAGAGATCGGCCACTGCAAATTCCGCAATTGCCGGCACATGGGTGACCCCGGCTGCGCCATCGACGCCGCGGCAGACAAAGGGCGCATCAGCCCGGAACGCCTGAAGAGTTTCCACCGCATCCTGCAGGACATGAGCGAACAGCAGGCGCGCGGCCTAAAGCTGGACTGA
- the motB gene encoding flagellar motor protein MotB produces the protein MEEQPIIIKRKKVVAGGHHGGSWKVAFADFATAMMAFFLVLWLTATATPEQKRAVEGYFRDPVGFTEGGSPNPIDLEGSASVVTEASPDIESSQIQIEDDVVDELSETLEQRRMEELFQELKERIEQNETLQEFKDQLLIDITDEGLRIQIVDRSGRPMFDSGRAELKYYSQDILFELAKTLGSVDNKLSLTGHTDATPFSGRPGYTNWELSADRANTARRALVAGGVRPQQIARVVGLSDSVLFDKEDPQAPINRRISIIVLNKKTIKGIQDSAGLNGEPLIDLTKPSEAEQQEAMEKLESGNWQDDKPEPAPGELTW, from the coding sequence GTGGAAGAACAACCGATCATCATCAAACGCAAGAAGGTGGTTGCTGGCGGCCACCATGGGGGCTCGTGGAAGGTGGCCTTTGCCGACTTCGCGACCGCCATGATGGCGTTTTTCCTGGTGCTCTGGTTGACGGCGACGGCCACGCCCGAGCAGAAACGCGCGGTGGAGGGTTATTTCCGCGACCCCGTCGGTTTTACCGAAGGCGGTTCGCCCAATCCCATTGACCTGGAGGGCAGCGCGTCGGTGGTTACCGAGGCCAGTCCCGATATTGAATCCAGCCAGATCCAGATCGAAGACGACGTGGTGGACGAACTGTCCGAAACCCTTGAACAACGCCGTATGGAGGAGTTGTTCCAGGAACTCAAGGAGCGGATTGAACAGAACGAAACGCTGCAGGAGTTCAAGGATCAGTTGCTGATCGATATCACGGACGAGGGCTTGCGCATTCAGATCGTCGACCGCTCGGGCCGCCCGATGTTCGACAGCGGTCGCGCAGAACTCAAGTATTATTCGCAGGACATTCTGTTCGAGCTCGCCAAAACCCTGGGTTCGGTGGATAACAAGCTCAGCCTGACAGGGCACACCGATGCGACGCCGTTCAGTGGACGGCCGGGCTACACCAACTGGGAGTTGTCAGCCGATCGCGCCAACACGGCCCGGCGGGCCCTGGTAGCCGGCGGTGTCCGGCCGCAGCAGATTGCCCGGGTCGTGGGGCTGAGCGACTCGGTGCTGTTTGACAAGGAAGATCCGCAAGCACCGATCAACCGCCGGATTTCCATCATTGTGCTGAATAAGAAGACGATCAAGGGAATCCAGGACAGTGCCGGCCTCAATGGTGAGCCGCTCATTGATCTGACCAAGCCTTCAGAAGCCGAGCAGCAGGAAGCCATGGAGAAGCTGGAGAGCGGCAACTGGCAGGACGACAAACCCGAGCCAGCGCCGGGCGAGCTGACCTGGTAA